The genomic region AACAGTCTGAATACTCCACTCGTGTATAGGATCTTAAGCTCCAGCTTGAAAGAATGAGTGACCATTTGTATACTAGTTGCCAGAGTGTGGGAGGCTGGCGCCTTGTACTTCAAATATATAGTAACATTCAGACGTTCCCGAGAACAGAAGCTTTTAAAAATACGTGGCTGTTTGAGGAAGTTCTTGATTTTATACAATTTTCTGAACACAATAGCTTATTTTCAAGGGCGGTTCACATATGTATCAAGTCAAAAATAATAgactatatatttttcttgaacAATTAAAACTGAAGTATTTACTATATTAGACGGATAGAAAATGAATGCTGTACCAGGTTAATCATTGGTCGGGTCTGCTCAGGTTTAATGACATTTGATAAAGACACGAGGGTGGACCCAACAGCTGAAAGACTGTAATTGAGGATGGCTGTCACTTGGTTCTGGTTCGCTCATCAAAGAGTTAACCAGTAGGCTTGTGATTAATGACCCATCGCAAGAAATTGCGTCACACCTGGACTTCCTCCTCTTTCGTAATTTTCCCCTGGGGACAGCTAAAAGCTGGGAGTCAGATCTCTTGTGGTCCTTTTCTCGGTTTTTTCTACTTGTCGAAGGGTGATATTATTACCATCAGACAAAAACAGGTGGGGAATCCAAAACAAAAACCAGAATACAACATTTGCTAGTAGATTAGTAATATGCTTAAAACCTCATAAATATTTAGGTTTAATGTCATGTTTagtttgaatttataaaaaaaaattattttatttaaaaaaaaaatattaaaaaaataattaagttgaAAGAAATATCTTGACGTAAAGAAAGTATCAATGCAGTTtacttttagaaattttatttattttttttagatttattttaattataactaatttcaCACAAAtctaattacataaaatactaaattaatttttattttattttaaacatataaatttttaatttataaattaattccATAACTATTATGGAtctcaaataataaatttttttccaaataaaGTGTGAAAAACAGCAAATAAATTACCATTATATTCTTTTCAagtatcattaaatatttaagaatcgGAGTAGATTTCAGCTCATATAAATTGCTATGATTGAATTAGTTTGTAAGACATATGTTAATACAAAATTAAGTTTCTGGCTGTTCAGCATTTTAGGCACTTATTTGTTAATTatcttctttaaatttatggtgtttaaataaaatagaaagaaccGAATCcggtaattaaattaattattgtttttgttgtaCACTTTTAGAATTGATTATTTCAATATCAGTATATGATTGTGACCAACATCTAGGGGTCAGCCCGTCTATGTTGACCGCCTATAAAGGAAAGTTAGGTACTTGCCAAATGAGATTTCCCCCATTCCTTGGTTAAGGGATGTGGCCCTTCTCTGTCCGCATTTGTCACCCGTTTAAAGCTACGGTACACAGCATAGTTATCTCCAAAACCATAAgttcctctcttcttcttcttccaaatAATTACAAGAATCGCGagttagaaaataaaagaattagaaaaaacgATTCACTTTTGGTTAGCCGTCAGAAGCTGTAAGCTGTAAGATAAAATTAGCTAATCTCTTGCAGTTCTCTAAAATCATGATTAATTATCACAAAACTTAATTAatgaaactttttaatataatttcatgcatcctaatctaattttataattaatgttaatatttgattgaaattatctaaatttgagaaaaattaaaaataaaattaaaaagaaatattttaatattatgagaTATATCAACTATTTAATGTTGactttattcaaaaaatttatttatttatttattagaatttagtttagttataatcgattttatacaaattcgattatatagaattttaaattaactttcacttAATTTagaatacataaaatttaaatttataaataaattttaactaaacataacataaaaaaattatacaaataatttatgttgaATTTTACTAGCATAAAATGTATACAtctcttgaaaataaatatatatctggTCTAAgatgtatatatgtatatttttgaatatgttaGTAAAGAGGTgaaatattttagataaatgTTGCCTGAATGAATGTGGTCCTCATCATGGACTATATGCAAAAAGGGCATTAATACATCTtgtgttatttttttgaaaaaagaaaaatcttgtcgttatttatagtaaattaaatgataaaatactaaaatttatgaaaaattaaaataaaataaaagtcaaTGTTTATAGTCCTCGTACAGATGGAAAAACGTCGAGCCATCATTTTATTTCTAGGATTATTCTCCGGCTGCTACTGGTACTATATTTGTTAGTTAGATCAATATTACgtataattctataatattttttattgacattatagaaatattaaaatatttattattcatttaatgaTCAATATAATATGTGTAAATTATTtgtatgtaattaattaacgAAATATCATATTCTAAACTTGTAACTCCACGTCAATTATTAGTTAAGCATGCACTTGATtgacttaattttattttcaaataacaatatattattaattctttttgacattatatatatttactatagCTTATAATTTTGTTAGGAGATATAATAATATGGACATACAATTAAATCACATTTAGTTTACagaaaagatctttaaattaaaaaaatggctCACACATCAGtacttttttctctttttttccaCCTCATCATGCGTATTATAACTATAACGTGTACCATGGCCATTAAAAATTGAACCGACCTTCAAAATATGCAACTAAGTTTTAACAcatataatatctttaataatATAGCTAACCTATGTTATTTATAGGTAATTCACTGATTTACCTGCATGTAGAAAAAGATAGTAGGTTGCAAGAAAGGGTCTGAATTGGTTATCTATGaatataaaacttatatattctaaaatttttattttatattagtaaattaatatatcttttaatattaaaatattctttttaattttaattttttaataattttttaaatgaattaattttttaaaatttttaacaaaatatggCATTAGTCTTTTTCAACTCTCCTTAATAGATTTATGCCtttgaggaaaaaaaaaaaaaaaaaaaaggaaaaggataGTAGGGAAATGAGGATATAAACTATCGATGAAAGGTCACTCAGTGTATTAGTAATAAGGAGCTGCTGCTTCGGTTTGGTCTTCTTTATACGGAGTGTGAAGTATGAAGTGTCAAAGCTGAAACATAACACAAATTAAGAAAGCTCCAAAACCCGAATCCTCTAATTAACGTAAGTGCGCAATCCAcattctttcttcatttttttatccTTACCTTTCCTCTGAACAATCCATTTCAGTTTTTCTGTGGATCACCTGGTCTCGTATTAATCTTATATCATTATAATTCACCATATAAACCCTAAGCCCAGGTCCAGCTACTCGATCTCCAGAGTAGGAAAGTAGTTTACTCAAAAGGTGTGATCCGTGTTTGCATCCCGAGAAAGTGCAGGAAAATCAAtcatttcttccttctttctttttttacaaaaaaaaactttattttcaattcGTTTGACTGTCTGTTAGTGGCGGCTGTTTGATttgtttatgaatatatagtattatataatatatgattaTATGTTGTTCGGTTGTTTGTGGAGGTTAATTTGCACGTTAATATATTATCGTGCATTTACGTCTGTTTGATTCGTCCTTAATCATTGTTTGTCTTTTAATTAAGCGACATAAGATCAGAATATCTACGTATTTATTATAACCATTATTAAAACCGTTCGGTGATAGATTTGTGGTTTTTATTTGGATTTCAGTTATAATTTCTGTTTAGAATCAATCATGGCAAGGAAGATGCTTATTGATGGGGAGCTGAATCAATCAAATGAGCAAGAGGCacaatttgattttgatttgtttgtAATAGGAGCTGGAAGTGGCGGTGTTCgtgcttctagattttctgcCAATTATGGAGCTAAGGTGTATTATCCTCTCTTCATTTagtgaatttgaaaagaaaaaaaaaagaactacagaagaaaatatttgaatttgttGAAATCTAATTTATGTTTGCTAGATATTTAGGCAATGATTATGAATTTCTAATTGCTTGTACTACATCGAAATATTTGTActtatatattcttatatttcaTCTTGTTTCACTTTTGTTCTTTGTACTCAAATGTATGTTTCTTGACAACCTAATTTCCACTGTGATCaatcttttctctttatctttttcttagaaaaaaaaaaaaattatgtctGGATTCTTCACTTAGGAGAGAACAATGCGCTGAAATGTGCAAGTCCTTATGTACTCGTACTTTTGATAGAGTAAAAACATTTTTGTCCAACAGTAgaattatgttaaaataaaacgTGAATTCTTGGTGGTTGTAGCTTATCCTTTGTTGCCTTATGATTATGCTTTCACTGTTTAATGCAATGTGTTCATTTTGATGGTTAATTGTCCATtaattgttttcttgttatgtTTCAAGGTTGGGATTTGTGAACTTCCTTTTAATCCAATCAGTTCAGATTCAGATGGAGGAGTTGGTGGAACGTAAGTTCAACGAACTCATGCTTCATGAAAAAAAATTGCCAATGGGCTAAATACAGTTTTTAGAGTAAGATAGAAAAAAATGGCAGGTGAGATTTGAGTCATGAGACATGCTGCTGCTACTTTATCAGATAGTATTGTTGGTTGGATATTAAATAGTCAAGGTTCTTAGTGGATGTTAATTTAATCATGGTTtttattatagttaaattatCTTCTCACAATCTTTGATGTTTTTGCTTTTTGTTTCTGTAGTTGTGTTCTTCGTGGTTGTGTTCCTAAGAAAATCTTAGTGTATGGAGCGTCTTTTGGAGGTGACATCGAGGTGagaatatcaaattaattaataatcacaTGCTTGAATCTGCTGAATGTTTAGTTGAAAGTCTTAGTAGATAGCCTTTTGTTTTAGCATTCCTTgaaatattactaatattcTTGTGTGAAGTTTGAGTTGGGTGTGTGtgtacttcttttttttttttttcatttaagttGGTAAAATGATTGTTGATGTTTAATGGTTTAATAAATGTACGGTGTTGATTTTGCAGGATGCCAGGAACTTTGGTTGGGACATAAATGAAAAAGTGGAATTTAACTGGAAAAAGCTGTTGCAGAAGAAGGTACGCAGACTACTTAGTTCAGGATTTTATTTGTGTTGATTGTTTCTAATCTTGTATGATCCCTTCCAATGTTACCTTTTTCATGTGCCAACTGATTCTGGAAGAAAATCAATTGAAAAATGAGTGACAATTGTTTGATGAAGAAAAAGTGCTTTGTTTGTTCTCTTTCATTGTGGTCCATTTGTTTTCCTAGAGGAGTTGCAAGTGATCCTGCAGGATCTTTGCTCCCTAAACATCCAATCCACTTGTATTCAATTCCCCTTTGATGCTTAAAATGTAGAAGGGAAAGATGAATTCTTTTCATTCAATTCTTTCTTCTTGATCCAAATGAAATCTTAAGTGTAAAGGGGTTGGCTAGGTATTTATACTTCCTGTTCAGCTAGGTCCTGCTAATGAACTAAAATGGCTTAGTGattgttttattgtttttttatatccTGATTATgtgttctttttttcaaaatttcagaCTGATGAGATTACCAGATTAAATGGCATTTACAAGCGGTTACTGTCTAATTCTGGGGTTAAACTTTTTGAAGGAGAGGGAAAGATTGTTGGTCCGAATGAAGTTGAGCTGACACAGCTGGATGGCACCAAATTGAGCTACTCAGCAAAGCACATATTGATAGCAACTGGAAGTAGAGCACAGCGTCCTGCTATTCCTGGGCATGTTGGTTTCCTGGTTCTCTTCATGTGTGATTGATCATTGATGCATGATAAGTTTTATAGATGACTGTGGCAACCAAATTTTAAATGGTTCCTTGTTTTGTCTCTTCAATTTATTGTTGTGATCTATCTTATTGTCTCATTTCTCTggtttttgttaatattttatgagaCTTTTACCTAAATGCTAGTTTCGTACTTGCATATCTTTTTAACTTGAAttggtaaaatattaaaaggatAGCAACTAATAGGCTCTAGGCTCTTATGAAGTGTGTGCAAAACTAATCATTGTATTCAATACATTTCTAATTTGTGATgtttaagatttatttattttgaattttcaatttttcttgcTTACTTGCCTTGTTGGTTACCTTGATCATTAAGGAGCTGGCTATAACCTCTGATGAGGCATTGAGTCTGGAAGATATGCCTAAGCGTGCTGTGGTGCTTGGTGGAGGGTAAGATCAACCTCTAGAGCTGTTTTCTATTAAGTTTTGATTGTGTAGCATATCTGGATTTACAGCTGATTATTTCCTCTTTCTGTATAGGTACATTGCTGTCGAGTTTGCTTCAATATGGCGTGGTATGGGTGCTACTGTTGACCTCGTTTTCAGAAAGGAGCTTCCATTAAGGTTGTAATTAAGGCTTTAATGTTCTGTTGCTAGTTGCTACTTTAAATGTCCAAGGTGCTTGATCTTCAAAAGTTAGCTCTTTGCTAAGTCTTGTCTGTCATGTATTGTTTTGTAATTTCAAGtcttatttgattaataattgaGAGGTAATGTTAAAGAACctcaaattttttgtttttttatgaGTGCATGGTGTGATTGGACATCTAGAAGTTTGAATCCAATAATTTCATTACTTGAGATGTTGACAGGAGGGGTGAAAGTTGCTTTTAGCTAGTGAGCTTGAGTTCTCATTTGACTGCTTATCAAGAGCACTTAATCCTTGTATACCTTTTTTTTTGGTTCCATTTGGGCTGTTACAGTTACAGATAAGGACCACCGCATAACTGTAAGCCTTTGATAATAGTGAAACATGATGGAGATTGAATAACTGTGGGTATACTCTGAACTTACATCATGGATAGTTGTCCACACATCATATTATGTTGACTGAAGATACATATTTTCTGATTTCCATCACTTAAACCCTTCTAAACCCCATACCTATTTGGTTTTATCTTGACAACATGTGCTTCCAGTTGCCTTTGTATGAGAGTTGGAAGCtagaaatttctttctttttttttttttttgtttaatgtgTGCTTAAGTATGTTTCTTATCCAATTTTGCTACTTGTTGCAAGCAAGGAGTTTTCTCTGGCATTCTTTAACTTCACTTTAATGTCTTACTCAGATGGATTTCTCATGTCAAACTGTATGCAATTATCTATGCAGGGGTTTTGATGATGAAATGAGGGCAGTGGTTGCTAGAAATCTGGAAGGCCGGGGAATCAATTTGCATCCCAGGACCAATTTGACACaggtattattattttctgggATTTTTCAATGCCACTTGcacagttttttctttttcatatttgttttatctctattttctttgattatttATCTGATTTCTAATCAACCTTGCACTAATCATGGTAATACAGTTGACGAAAACTGAGAATGGCATAAAAGTTCTTACAGATCATGGAGAAGAGTTCATGGCAGATGTTGTGCTCTTTGCCACCGGTAATTATAATTGCTATTAGATTGTGTTGATCTCCAAGGTTGTTACGACTTACAACTAGCATTTTATGCAATCTTgtgaatattttcttttgtctatGCTTTGTGTGAAATCATGTTTTGAGATTGTACTGCGGATCCCTCTCCCTCCCTCCCTCCCCCCCCCCCCGGGGCATTGGCGGACATTTCAATATTTCACTctcttgtttttcttctttttttccccaCCCTCTGACTGTCCTTTACCCCCTTATTTGACCtcccctcttcttcttttttcttttctttttctctcttgaTTTATTAATCTCCTTGAACTCTTTTTCTTCAAGTATCTATTTGTCCACTTTCGCTTTTCTTGTACCGTTGATCAAAAAGACGAAAAAGAAGTGACCTAGCCCTCACAGATCTCATACCCTCCTCCCTCTTCCATGTTTCAGGGCAGAACATTGGGATTTGCAGATTCTCAGATCTAGAGACAGATTTTTATGGAGCTCCAGTTGAATTCActatttatatgttaattttctaaaatcaacatatttgttaCTCCACATAATATTTTGCTACTGGATTTCCTCATTATATAATCATCTCTCTTTGTTTGTCCTTACTAACTTTGCTGTTATATATGGTCTTATAGTGTTCTTTATTTGTTGCAGGTCGGGCACCTGTTACAAAGAGGTTAAATTTGGAAGCTGTAGGTGTGGAGCTTGACCATGCAGGAGCTATCAAGGTTAATTGCTGTATCTGCtgttatgttttattttttgtattaatgATTGAGTGCACAAATGAAtgtaaaaatttcaattggtCATTAGTGGTCacttattttatcttttgctGTCTTTGTTATAACTTGTAACTGAATGCAGAAACGACAGATGTAAATTTGAAATCAGTTTCCATCTGTCATGATCTTCAATGTAGATGGATTGTGCCCTTGTAGGTGATAATGTTGGGGTGTCTCTTGATTTCACAgacaataaaagaaactaattttattttcattaatccATTGATTGAGGTGTTGAACTCAAAACTCTGCATTTCTGTGGCGAAACTCAGGTCTCTAGAAAAGGCTTATGCATGTGTTAACCCTGAATACTCTATTCTGCGTACCAGTGGTAGTGAAAACAAGAAATCATCCATCTGAATGGCAACTGTGTGCTTGGTGTGACAATGATGGTTATTTTTaatggattttttttcttactatTACTAGTTATTGTGCCCCATAGTGGCATAGTAACCTTGCACCTGCACATTCTTTACATCTCTAAAGGTTATAACATCTTTTGTCTCATTCACTTGTTCAGGTCGATGAGTATTCACGCACCAATATACCTAGTATATGGGCTATTGGTGATGTCACAAACCGAATGAATCTCACCCCTGTAGCTTTAATGGAGGGAACGTGCTTTGCAGTAGGTGTTTCATGGAGAACTCATTTCATTTCCttgaatttgtttttcttcatgCTGCCATCTCCAGGAATTTAAAGTAtgatttttaatgtttttactttttgacTGCCTGCAGAAAACTGTCTTTGGTGGGGAATCTTGCAAACCAGACTATACCAATGTACCATGTGCTGTATTTTGGTAACAGTTTCTCTTCTTTTGGAGCAAAGGGGTTTCTTTAAATATCTTATGAAAATTGACTAATTGCATTGGTTAAGGTGTTCATACTGAAACTGGATGAGTCGCCATAATGACTACAACTGGAGAACTTCTTCACGGGATCCAGTATAATGGTGTTCCTATGCATTGATTGGTTCATATTTGGTACTTGCATCAGAATTTGACATTACGTTGCATTCATGTGGCCTTCTGCTCAATTATGAGCTTCCATCTCTGCATCCTTTCCAAAGTCTTATAAACCTTGTTTCTGGTACCATGGTGAGCAATGAGAGGAAAATCTCTAAAAGAGAATGCACCTAGTGTGTCGTGATAAATATCTTTTACAGCCACCCAGTCTAGAAAAAAAGCGTGCCACTTTTGGCAGTGTCTGCTGTGGattgaacaaaagaaaacaccTATTCCtctattatttattaccaATTCCTTCATGATTCCGTAGTGAAATTGAATGAAAAGGTAATCAGCTCTGTGTATTGTACTGCCTGGGTGCTGCCCCACTTCTACTATCTTGCTCTCTCTTGCCATTGCATTTCAGGGATCTACTGAACCTTTATAGCCTGGGGTACTGGTCAGTACTATTGATTCACTGAAACAAAGAACCTcaagatttcaaatttatctAATCATTTAGGCATCTTAAAAAACCTGCGCACCTAGAAACTCTTCCGAGGGCAGAGGCTACTTTACAGCTCAAGTGTGCAGTCTTTTGGCAATAAATTTCTAAGGTCAAATTGAAGAGATGGCTGAAACTTTTATCGTTTGACTAACTTCCATTAAAGATATAGATTGATTTGTTGAAGTTGATTAATAACATCTTTTCAATTACTTGCAATCAGTTAATTGGTTTTTGGATGAATTGTTTTCTAGTTTTTGAAGATGAATTGTTTTCTAGTTTCTCAGGCTgaagtattaaaaaaagagGTTATGAGGAATTTCTGCTTTTCCATTCTTGTCATGTTGGGCAACTCATTTTTCCATGTTGATGTTTCCCTTCTCTCCATAGTTTGTTGATGCCTCTGGTTATGTTAGGACTCCAGGGCTATACTCGATACGAATTGTTACTTTGTTAGTGTTATTTGATAGCCATTACAAACGTATTGCTTTCAGCTATATAAATTCGTATTCGTGAAAGTTTGAAGACCATAAACATTAATGCTTCTGTTGGTTATCATTAATGAATGAATGACATGTAATTTGATGCTTTACAGCATTCCTCCTATGTCCGTAGTAGGCCTCAGTGAAGAGCAGGCAATAGAGCAAGCAAATGGTGATATATTGGTCTTCACGTCATCCTTTAATCCTATGAAGAATACTATTTCAGCGTATGTGctgtgattttaattttttattttcactaaTTATGTTATTACACTATGAAAGAATGGCTTACCATCGATTTGGAACTTGGGAATATGTTGCATATAAGATAAGCATGAAGAAACAGATCTGAGTCATTTCGAAATGTAAGGTGGCTAGCTTTGAAGTCTGATTTTTGTCTCTGGAGATGTTCTGAATCTCTGGGGAAATGTATTAACATGTTATCCATTTGTCGACAACATATCTATGTTGGGcaattatagaatattactGCTTCAGTTAATTTTCTGAGGTCCCATCCTTTATTAAATCTTATATGTTACATGCGTATCTTAGAGCTCTTGGTTCTCAAAGCATTTTCTATTTGCTTTATCTTTTGCTTCTAGACGGCAAGAGAAGACAGTGATGAAGCTTGTTGTCGATGCCGAGACGGATAAAGTTCTTGGAGTTTCTATGTGTGGGCCAGATGCTCCTGAAGTTGTACAGgtagttttttctttcttttttaattgtgAATTGTTGTTtctgataaaattaaatttcttgtcTGCACAACTTCCTTTTGGgcctttttcaaaattttcagaaTAAGAAGCTTAAAACTGGGGGTGAGCCTATTGCCTCATCAAACATTTGCTAGTATTTGTTATAAAATGGAACAGTTTATAGCTTCAATTTCTAGTTTAGAGTTGAGCTTTTCACTTTATTTAGCTTTTAGATCAGATCTGCCCTTGGAATTCCACGTATACAACATCATGGAATCACCTGGCACAGcatcttaataaaaattttggaTTACCATAAAgataaggaaaaagaaaatgtctgAGACTCCAGCCCCCTTGATATCAATTGTCTTGcgataatttcttattttagcaGGTTCAGTTTTCAATAattgttttgtattctttGCAGGGAATGGCTGTCGCACTGAAATGTGGAGCAACAAAGGCCCAGTTTGACAGCACGGTAAGCATTTCTGTTTTAGAGCCATCTGATGGGTTAAAGCAAGATAATGAGTTATTCACAATTTTCTCGAGGAATTTAATGCTCCCTCGGTTGAATTTTTGCCATCTATTTCGGCACTTTCTCCCAAACCCCCTATTGCGTATTACTGAGAagggttttatttatttatttattttcttttggggTTGGGGGGGGGGGGAACAGGTGGGCATTCACCCTTCTGCCGCCGAAGAATTTGTGACAATGCGCTCGCTCACCAGGCGTGTTAATGCCGGTAACAAACCGAAGACAAATCTCTGAAATATCAGCGAGAGATTCCAAAGTATGCTTACAGTGGCTAAATATGAACCCTTAgggatttatttctcttttatcaacaggaaaaggaaaaaaaaaaaaaaaaagcgcAGATTAATTAAAGAGCTGAAGATGAGTC from Ricinus communis isolate WT05 ecotype wild-type chromosome 9, ASM1957865v1, whole genome shotgun sequence harbors:
- the LOC8280686 gene encoding glutathione reductase, cytosolic, which gives rise to MARKMLIDGELNQSNEQEAQFDFDLFVIGAGSGGVRASRFSANYGAKVGICELPFNPISSDSDGGVGGTCVLRGCVPKKILVYGASFGGDIEDARNFGWDINEKVEFNWKKLLQKKTDEITRLNGIYKRLLSNSGVKLFEGEGKIVGPNEVELTQLDGTKLSYSAKHILIATGSRAQRPAIPGHELAITSDEALSLEDMPKRAVVLGGGYIAVEFASIWRGMGATVDLVFRKELPLRGFDDEMRAVVARNLEGRGINLHPRTNLTQLTKTENGIKVLTDHGEEFMADVVLFATGRAPVTKRLNLEAVGVELDHAGAIKVDEYSRTNIPSIWAIGDVTNRMNLTPVALMEGTCFAKTVFGGESCKPDYTNVPCAVFCIPPMSVVGLSEEQAIEQANGDILVFTSSFNPMKNTISARQEKTVMKLVVDAETDKVLGVSMCGPDAPEVVQGMAVALKCGATKAQFDSTVGIHPSAAEEFVTMRSLTRRVNAGNKPKTNL